Proteins encoded together in one Maricaulis maris window:
- a CDS encoding head GIN domain-containing protein, which yields MRDHRITQLAGAALAALALTAPGFAQDSESRNLTGFDRIDANGGFELVIVQGDTFSVELVGDADDFDKIETEVDGRRLEIDQHSGLFSRRHDLDVVVHVTLPEISKLAFGRGISAEARNIDSDDLEIDSATGASVRLSGVCGSLEIEASTGTSLRAGELVCARIEVDASTGASVAAHATDAADSSASMGASIRILGNPPVRHSRSAMGGSVSHSSGG from the coding sequence ATGCGCGATCACCGCATCACCCAACTGGCCGGCGCCGCACTTGCCGCACTTGCGTTAACCGCACCGGGCTTCGCCCAGGACAGTGAGAGCCGCAACCTCACCGGATTCGACCGGATCGATGCCAATGGCGGCTTCGAACTCGTGATCGTGCAGGGCGACACCTTCTCCGTCGAGCTGGTCGGTGACGCCGATGATTTCGACAAGATCGAGACCGAAGTGGATGGACGCCGCCTGGAGATCGACCAGCACAGCGGTCTGTTCTCGCGTCGTCATGATCTCGATGTCGTGGTCCATGTCACCCTGCCGGAGATCAGCAAGCTGGCCTTCGGTCGCGGCATCAGCGCCGAAGCTCGGAACATTGACAGTGATGATCTGGAAATCGACTCGGCGACCGGCGCGTCGGTACGGCTGAGCGGCGTTTGCGGATCGCTCGAGATCGAAGCCTCGACGGGTACGTCGCTGCGGGCCGGCGAACTGGTCTGTGCGCGAATCGAGGTTGATGCCTCGACCGGAGCCTCGGTTGCTGCCCATGCCACCGACGCGGCGGATTCCTCTGCCAGCATGGGCGCGTCGATCCGGATCCTTGGCAATCCGCCGGTGCGCCATTCCAGAAGCGCCATGGGCGGATCGGTCAGCCATTCGAGCGGCGGCTGA
- the rpmF gene encoding 50S ribosomal protein L32: protein MAVPKRKTTPSKRGMRRSHDKLSAPVYIEDKDSGELRRPHHVDLKSGMYRGRQILEPKDD, encoded by the coding sequence ATGGCCGTCCCTAAAAGAAAAACGACGCCGAGCAAACGCGGCATGCGCCGTTCTCACGACAAACTGTCGGCTCCCGTCTACATCGAAGACAAGGACAGCGGTGAGCTGCGCCGTCCGCACCATGTCGACCTGAAGTCGGGCATGTATCGCGGTCGCCAGATCCTCGAGCCGAAGGACGACTGA